In Pyrenophora tritici-repentis strain M4 chromosome 6, whole genome shotgun sequence, the DNA window gtataggtagcatctagatatataggcctattactttgcagcaatagagatatatacctaaggaagagccgttgctctgtcggtttcgtagagggtgccttcgatcgaacatctaaaatcagttggcgcacgggccatttgcagagatttctctcaactaaggccaggtaacaactctgtcaaagttgcagcggccagcgcgcccgccacaacgcctgcacgcaaaagcagacgttggaaactgattctaggaaggcatttcaatggaattgagatgaaaaaagggtaatccaggacctttttgtcatctcgaaaagttggtgttcgatgttcagctgctgattgttatagtactcaacgcactttaaccaagcagcatcagcgcagccttgaaggtacttccatgtaaagttgttatcgtcctcagtgtggatgtcgtggtagtgatccttcgtctcgcttatctcccggagaaggcagtccaaagttgaaaaccagtccgcaagtgacgtcttcttaccttcagaaagcaaagttgcagcatagaagtctttgagagcgagttcaatcttttcaagctcaaaccagtgctgtccatcaagcttaaagttcgcgatccctacggagccctttccaggtacatgacgagccgagaagagctctaaacgttctcgaacattgTTGCGGTGGAGTGAACAGTGCGCATGTGCGgagaattgaaggattgaactgaggttgtattgtacaagctatggaaagtttatgtagaTGGGTGACGTCAACCGTGCTAGTCCCAAATAGGCATCGTTCCATTACAAATGTGAGTTGCGACTgcaggagagaccccaaaccgtgacacACCCCCAGCTGGCGTAGACGCGCAGGCAGGGAGTCAACGACAGCTGAACAGGATCAGTGTATATAGATGCCGTCGAGGTCGTCTCCATTAGCTTGACGTAGTCCCCTCAGGCGCTCAGTGATATCCACGAGGCCAAGTTGGCGGACAAACTCCATAAATTTCTGCTTTGGTAGTACCTTCGTGAGTCCATCAGCAGGCATATGATCAGTAGGTACCCATTTGACGTTAATGCGTGAGGCGGTGACCTCCTGTCGAATCCAGAGCTGGTGGATGTCGACGTGCTTGATCTTTGTATGAAGCTTATCATGCTCCTTCGTGACAATACCAACAGTCTGCTGGTTGTCGCACCAGATGGTAGGCGTGCAGTCGAGCGTAAGGTCAATACCAGCGAAGAAGCGCATCCACTCCTCCATCTGCGAGGCTGCGAGGGAAAGTGAGAGCAGTTCAGATTCTGTGGTTGATTTTGTGACTGTGCGCTGGACAGTAGATTTCCAGTCGATCATGAGTCCTCCAAACTTGAATGCGTACCCCTGAGAGCTGCGGCGCGTCTCAGGCTCGTCAGCATACGAGGCGTCGGATGATCCAAAGAAGAGAGGATCGCGATACGTCGGATCGTCGGAGAGATACTCAGCCATGTCTTGCGCGCTAGCAGAGGCTTCAAGAGCGAGAGCCTTCGTGCTGAGCAGGTAGCGCCAGGTCTGGCGGATCTTCGAGACGTGAGACTGTCCTGGGTTGGTGAGGTGGCAGGCGAAGACGACGTGCGTTCGAGCGACGTCAGGTCTACCCCAGACAGCAATATATGCAAGGGAACCAACAAGCTGCTGGTAGAGTTTCGTACGAGCAGTATCAGTCTCCTCAGTAGACTGTGGCATCCAGTTCTCCGTCAGCGGGACGTCTGGAGCCTTGCCCACAGCCTCGATGCTAAATCGAGCGCACACCTTGTCGATGAAAGCGTCTTGGACTAGCCAGGTTTTGTGCAGAGCTCGATCGCGGACGATGCGAATACCGAGAAACCAGGTAAGGTCCCCCATCGCTTTGATGTTGTATAGGTCTACCAGATCCTTCTCGAAGGACCGGTGGTGATAGGCGTTTGATCGATGAAACGCCATAAcaatgtcgtcaacgtagacgaATAGGATAAGCCAGCGGCTCGTGTACAAGCAAGGAAAGCCTTCGACTGGCTTTAGACCTAGCTTGACAAGCTGTCGACGTAGCTCATTGTACCATAAGATTGGTGCCTCCTTCAGGCCGTAGAGGGCGCGGAGCACCAGCATGATCTCGCCTTCAATATGGCGGAAGGCCTTAGGTGTTTCAGCGTATAGCTTGCGGTTAGTCTTTGCGTTTAAGAAGGCAGTAGGGACGTCATACTGCTTCAATTCGAGATCGAAGTAATTAGCGATTGCGATAAGAGCGCGAAAGTTGCGGATAGCGAGTGTAGCAGCGTACGTATCGTCTATCGGAGCTTGGAGGTCTCCTCGGACAACGAGTCGAGCCTTAAACCTTGAGAGATATCCATCTCCATCCGTCTTGTACGAGAAGACCCACATCAGCGGCAGGATCTCACTATCTGCGGTGGCCTTTGATTGCTCTGTGTGTCCAAAGACGCCTTTGGCACGTAGATCTCGCCATTCAATCTCTATAGCGTGTCGAAATTGATCGCCAAACATGTGTGTATTAAGCTGGTTTTCTGACTTCGGTAGAGGCGGCAGCTGTGATTGATGGATCCGTGGTACTTTGTCTGCGCTGGCGGAGGCCCTGTCGCAGAGAATCTCGGTTGAGAAAGCTCGCAGGTAATCGACTAGAGGCTCAGGTCCTAGCCTCTCAGCGTAGACCTGTACAGCAAAGTTATTCAGATCTCTTAGCTTTCGACTTCGCTTGCCAGAGATAATAAGATTCGTGTCGGTTGGGTTAAGATTAACGTCTTGTGGCGCTTTCTCGCCTCGCAGGCGATAGCCCTTAGGAATTACATGTATTGTGTCCTCCTTAGGTTGATTTGATTTGAGTGCGTCGTCAGCCATCTCACCCCCCACCTGGGAGCCTCCAGCCGTCGGAGCTGAGGTCACAGGTGCTGTTTGGCGACTGTGCTGACGCTGACGAGCGGTCAACAGGTCCTCGATGCTGATATCGTCGTCTTGAGGCATCTCTGGATACTCAAGTAGCTCGATCACCTCCTCGATCACTAGCGTAGAGGCGTAGCCGTCTATCCCATCAAAGAAGAGCGTGGGTTCGAATGTGACGTCGCGTGTGACGATAACAGTATCCTTTGTAGGAAGCCATATGCGGAAGATATTGGTGCCTTGGTAGCCAACAAGGTGGCCGATGAGAGTGCGCGATTCAAGCTTGTCGGCAGCTCTCAGATCGCGGTTGTAGACGTAGGCGCGACAGCCGATAGGCCTCATATGAGCGACGAGTGGCTTTCGTCCCCATACGATCTCGTACGGTGTCTTCCATCCTAGTGCTTCGGTAGGTGTGCGGTTAAGGATGTATGCGGCAGTGCGATACATCTCATGCGATAGATTCTTGGGCAGGTGAGCGTGTATACGCATAGCGCGAGCTCGCTGAGTGAGGACTCCGCCTGCGCGCTCAGTAAGTCCATTCGGCTCCTTTGTACCAGGTGGAGCAGGCTCGTAGAGCATTCCAAGCTCTTCTGTCGTGTTGATCAGATCATTTCCAAATCCTTTCTCGTTGTCGCATCGGATGGCGACTACGTCCGCGTCGTACACGCGCTGAATTCGGCGGATTAAGGCCATAAACCAACGAGTAAGTGTCGGCTTGTCCTTTCGCTTGATTGTGGCTATCTCATGCCACTTTGAGTACTCATCTATAGAGTGTGCGGCGTACTTGCTGCCGTCGATACACTCCTCTCCCATAGGGATGATGTAGATCAAGTCTATCGCGATTCGATAGAATGGTCGTTGTGCGCGGCTCTCAGCCGGGCGTCTCGAGATGATGTGAGTCATCCGAGCTTCGGTGCAGGTCTGGCAGAGACAGTCCATGTGGTCTCCTGTCAATTGGATACCAGTGACGTTCGATTCGAGCTGGTTGACTGCCTTTCGACCTGGGTGGCCCCAAATCTGATGAGCAGCGCGCCGATCAACGACGTTGGCAGGCTTTGGCGCGTACGACGGGCGATATGATGTCCCAAACGTACTCAGCGGTGAGTGGAGAAGCGACAGTGGTGGTCGGCGTGATGGCTCTGCATCAATAAGCCAATGTCCTCCATTATATTCGAGTTGCGCGATAACGTTCGATGGTTGGCGCATGTATAGGACGTCGCGGCCAGAGTCGAAGTGGATTGACTCTGATCGGCAGCGAGCCAGTCCTAAGACGCTGGTCAGGAAACCTTCGACGTACGCGACGTGCGTCAGCTCTAGCGTTAGCTGTCCATTTGGTGTATGAgccagagatgtcaacaagcaagtcaagctggcttgattcttatcgattgcagatcacagaccattctctgggacgtgccactgtgcacgagcctctatattgtctgtgatctgcaatcgataagaatcaagccagcttgacttgcttgttgacatctctggtATGAGCGACGAGTTTCATCGTGCCCCAAGCTGTGATGAGAATACAGCTATTGCCAGCGTTGACAGAGCGGCGTTCTGGATTATCGCTCGTCCTCCTCCAGCCCTTCCATGCCTCTGTGTTGACGACGTGCGTGTTGGATCCTGGATCGACAATCCATCGGTTGCGTAGTTCAGTCTGAGTAGTGTCATCGACAGCCATTGTTGTGAGGGCTTCCACAGGCTCAGTGCGAGCGTCAATTGCAATGACAACCTCATTATTATGGCAGACGCGGTTGTGACTGTCGTGGCCGTCGTGAAGAGGCTTGAGCATTGGGCCAGTCGATATCACGAACGTGTCTGTGTTGGCAGGTGGCTCGCCGTCATCGACTCGCAGTGATCCATTGCTCTGAGGTTGGCGGGTCAACCACCTCTCAAGAGCAGCCTTGATGCGCGCATTGATTTTGGAGTCCTTCCGCGCTTCCTCAACCTTGCGTACAGCCTCAGCTGCAGGTTGATAGGTCTTTGGACGTGCCGGGTGGCGTGGATTCAGTATGAAGCAGTCAGTGTACCAATGCTGCTTCCCGCAGACGCAGGTAGGTGTTGGCCGTGCGCCGTCACGGTGAGCGCCATCACGGTGACCTCGACTAGTTGATGGAGTCTCAGTCGGCTTCGTGATTCCGAGCTCAGCAGCAGAGACTGCCAGGCCAGTAGAGTGAGGCTTTGTGCGGCGTAGGTATGTGGTCATCTCGGCGACGTACGTCTCAAGAGATGAGATCTCTGCAGTGGTGCCTCGTGCTTCATGTTTGAAGATCTCGCGTAGGCAGGATGTGGCGTACTCTTGATCGAGTGCCTTGCAAGCGATCAGAAAGTCCTCTTGCGGTCGGTTGCCGTCAGTCTCTGGTAGACTAACCGTCTTGCCCTGAGCGGTAATGTATGTCCAGTCGGCCAGCCATTGCTCGACCTTCTTCGTGGCTCGTGGAGCAGTCTTGAGAGCGTTGTATTTGTCGGCAAGCTCGCGGCGGCGAGTTGCGTCGGTTGGGCAAAGGAACTTCTTGAGAGCGACCAGCCGGTCGTAGGGTGTCTCGTGATCCTTGATTAGATGTATGTGGCGTACAGCAATCGTCTTGCTGATGTCCGTGTTCAGGTCGGCCAGAGCCTTCTTCTGGGTGCGGTACTCGGAGCGGCGGCGCTCCCATCGATCGCATTCCCATCGGTAGGACTCTCGGTCGTCTGCGGTCAGGTCAGAGAGCCTAGTAGCTCCAGCCTGGTAGTCAATGAGTTGAGGCTCAGGAGCCTCCGCTAGCTCAGGGAGAAGCTCCCTAGCTACGTCAGGATTGATGTACTGCCAGAGACCGTGGCGGTTGGCAACGTCTCGGCGAATGAACAACCAGGTAAACCAGTCGTCCGGTGTGTTGAGAATGACAGTGACACGCGTCACAGCTGGGTCGGACTCAGTAGCCATTGCAGAGGCTGTAGTCGTGTGTGTAAGGATCAAGGCAGAGATCCAGGCAATGTGCGTCGTGGGTGAACGCGGTAACAGGTGCGTTGTGGCGAACGCGGTATAGCAACGTGCGACTCGAGCAGAGTGACGATTGCAGCAGCAGGTGAGAACAATCCTAGGTTGcagccgggctcataactgttgCGGTGGAGTGAACAGTGCGCATGTGCGgagaattgaaggattgaactgaggttgtattgtacaagctatggaaagtttatgtagaTGGGTGACGTCAACCGTGCTAGTCCCAAATAGGCATCGTTCCATTACAAATGTGAGTTGCGACTgcaggagagaccccaaaccgtgacaaacatttaatgcacgtgtaatcgaataaaaccatgagttccagcgggtcgagttgttctggataagctcaagcccgtcgaattgcgaaagatctccgccgataataattgtagcaaactcctcacgccgttgtggagtaagcctgatgtatcgcacctagactccgcaacaatcaattcaatccggtcactctcctagacccacttacctatctaggtagggcttaaactcctataggtaactactaggcttaaagcggtaatcaatcaatccaatctgaaccttctaggacccacttaattgattgttgcggactgtgatcgcaccagg includes these proteins:
- a CDS encoding Dimer-Tnp-hAT domain containing protein; its protein translation is MLTLELTHVAYVEGFLTSVLGLARCRSESIHFDSGRDVLYMRQPSNVIAQLEYNGGHWLIDAEPSRRPPLSLLHSPLSTFGTSYRPSYAPKPANVVDRRAAHQIWGHPGRKAVNQLESNVTGIQLTGDHMDCLCQTCTEARMTHIISRRPAESRAQRPFYRIAIDLIYIIPMGEECIDGSKYAAHSIDEYSKWHEIATIKRKDKPTLTRWFMALIRRIQRVYDADVVAIRCDNEKGFGNDLINTTEELGMLYEPAPPGTKEPNGLTERAGGVLTQRARAMRIHAHLPKNLSHEMYRTAAYILNRTPTEALGWKTPYEIVWGRKPLVAHMRPIGCRAYVYNRDLRAADKLESRTLIGHLVGYQGTNIFRIWLPTKDTVIVTRDVTFEPTLFFDGIDGYASTLVIEEVIELLEYPEMPQDDDISIEDLLTARQRQHSRQTAPVTSAPTAGGSQVGGEMADDALKSNQPKEDTIHVIPKGYRLRGEKAPQDVNLNPTDTNLIISGKRSRKLRDLNNFAVQVYAERLGPEPLVDYLRAFSTEILCDRASASADKVPRIHQSQLPPLPKSENQLNTHMFGDQFRHAIEIEWRDLRAKGVFGHTEQSKATADSEILPLMWVFSYKTDGDGYLSRFKARLVVRGDLQAPIDDTYAATLAIRNFRALIAIANYFDLELKQYDVPTAFLNAKTNRKLYAETPKAFRHIEGEIMLVLRALYGLKEAPILWYNELRRQLVKLGLKPVEGFPCLYTSRWLILFVYVDDIVMAFHRSNAYHHRSFEKDLVDLYNIKAMGDLTWFLGIRIVRDRALHKTWLVQDAFIDKVCARFSIEAVGKAPDVPLTENWMPQSTEETDTARTKLYQQLVGSLAYIAVWGRPDVARTHVVFACHLTNPGQSHVSKIRQTWRYLLSTKALALEASASAQDMAEYLSDDPTYRDPLFFGSSDASYADEPETRRSSQGYAFKFGGLMIDWKSTVQRTVTKSTTESELLSLSLAASQMEEWMRFFAGIDLTLDCTPTIWCDNQQTVGIVTKEHDKLHTKIKHVDIHQLWIRQEVTASRINVKWVPTDHMPADGLTKLVQYNLSSILQFSAHAHCSLHRNNVRERLELFSARHVPGKGSVGIANFKLDGQHWFELEKIELALKDFYAATLLSEGKKTSLADWFSTLDCLLREISETKDHYHDIHTEDDNNFTWKYLQGCADAAWLKQEWVLHGDEEKKRWFENAQLAVKHLWETEYKGRYPVEMLPPPARKERDPDPAFDRQREHKRIRIDAPVSTTDLYEQYISTDRLHNEEAGCNEAIAYWLSRYDSQRDLARFALDMFAISPMSDECERLFSSAKLTIVDRRGRLKADIIEACECLRAWYGKPQAEGNSDIEDSENEDD